From Virgibacillus natechei, the proteins below share one genomic window:
- a CDS encoding acyl-CoA dehydrogenase family protein codes for MSETKDKVFKGGAFLTEDLTADDVITPEDFTEEHKMIAKTTEDFVLGDVLPKIENLENHEFEHSVDLLKKAGDLGLLGVDVPEEYGGLALDKISSSLITEKFSRAGGFSVTHGAHVGIGSLPIVFFGNDDQKQKYLPKLATGELLAAYALTEPSSGSDAMGAKTTATLNEAGTHYILNGEKQWITNSAFADVFVVYAKIDGEHFTAFIVEREFPGVSTGPEEKKMGIKSSSTRTLVLEDAEVPVENLLGEKGRGHIIAFNILNVGRYKLAIGGVGGSKRALELSAKYVNERKQFDTPISSFSLTQEKLATMAAEIYANESSVYRTVGLFEQRMGALTDEQMKDGREVARAIAEYQIECSMNKYMATELLDYTADEAVQLHGGYGFMQEYEVERIYRDSRINRIFEGTNEINRLIVPGTLLKKAMKGELPLLQKAQALQEELMMMMPEEVGDERLAQEKHLLKNAKKIVLLGAGLAAQKYMQKIEKEQEILVNLADMTAEVYNMEAAILRTEKAINRSGDEKNKQKLLYTQIYVQEAFNRIEADAKETLIAVEEGDTLRTMLSSLRKLTRHTPTNVIAKKREVAAKIIEEEEYIV; via the coding sequence ATGAGTGAAACAAAAGATAAGGTTTTCAAGGGTGGAGCATTTTTAACGGAAGATTTGACTGCAGATGATGTCATTACACCAGAGGATTTCACAGAGGAACATAAAATGATTGCCAAAACGACAGAAGACTTCGTATTAGGTGATGTTTTACCAAAGATTGAAAACCTAGAAAATCATGAATTCGAACATTCTGTTGATTTATTAAAAAAGGCTGGTGATTTAGGGCTGTTGGGTGTTGACGTCCCTGAAGAATATGGCGGTCTTGCTTTGGATAAAATTAGCTCTTCTTTAATAACGGAGAAATTTTCACGTGCCGGTGGATTCTCGGTGACACATGGGGCGCATGTAGGGATCGGCTCCCTTCCAATTGTGTTTTTTGGGAATGATGACCAGAAGCAGAAATATTTACCTAAGCTTGCAACTGGAGAACTATTAGCTGCATATGCACTAACAGAACCAAGTTCAGGTTCTGATGCAATGGGGGCAAAAACAACAGCGACATTAAATGAAGCTGGAACGCATTATATTTTAAACGGTGAAAAGCAATGGATCACAAACTCCGCATTCGCAGATGTGTTCGTTGTATACGCAAAAATAGATGGAGAGCATTTCACAGCATTTATCGTTGAACGTGAATTCCCCGGTGTGTCAACCGGTCCAGAAGAGAAGAAAATGGGTATTAAGAGCTCATCTACTCGCACACTCGTTTTAGAGGATGCAGAAGTTCCTGTTGAGAATTTATTAGGGGAAAAAGGGCGAGGCCATATTATCGCATTTAATATTCTCAATGTTGGACGTTATAAGCTTGCGATTGGTGGTGTTGGTGGATCCAAGCGTGCCCTGGAATTATCGGCAAAATATGTGAATGAACGTAAACAGTTCGATACACCAATTTCCAGCTTTTCCTTAACGCAGGAAAAATTAGCAACAATGGCTGCGGAGATTTATGCGAATGAAAGTTCCGTCTACCGAACAGTTGGTTTATTTGAACAGCGTATGGGCGCATTGACAGACGAACAAATGAAGGATGGACGTGAAGTAGCACGTGCCATAGCTGAATACCAAATTGAATGTTCGATGAATAAATATATGGCTACAGAATTATTGGATTATACAGCAGATGAAGCAGTACAATTGCATGGTGGTTATGGGTTTATGCAAGAATATGAAGTAGAGCGAATCTATCGTGATTCACGAATTAACCGTATTTTTGAGGGTACAAATGAAATCAATCGACTAATCGTACCTGGAACATTGTTGAAAAAAGCAATGAAGGGCGAACTTCCATTACTGCAAAAAGCGCAAGCGTTACAAGAAGAATTAATGATGATGATGCCGGAGGAAGTGGGCGACGAGCGTTTAGCGCAAGAGAAACACCTGTTGAAAAATGCCAAGAAGATTGTTTTACTTGGCGCTGGTCTAGCCGCACAGAAGTATATGCAGAAGATTGAAAAGGAACAAGAAATTTTAGTTAACCTAGCAGATATGACTGCAGAAGTATATAACATGGAAGCTGCAATTCTTCGTACTGAAAAGGCGATCAATCGTTCAGGCGATGAGAAAAACAAACAAAAATTATTATACACTCAAATTTATGTACAGGAAGCTTTCAACCGAATTGAAGCAGATGCAAAAGAAACATTAATTGCAGTCGAAGAAGGGGACACATTACGTACGATGTTGTCGTCACTTCGTAAGCTAACTCGCCATACACCAACAAATGTAATAGCGAAAAAGCGGGAGGTTGCAGCTAAAATTATAGAGGAAGAAGAATATATCGTTTAA
- a CDS encoding methionine ABC transporter permease has product MLNDLFPNLDVQDLVEATYETFYMTLFALAGTIILGIILGLLLYLTMQGGMWQNKTLNFIVATVVNVFRAIPFIILILLLFPFTDFLIGTIRGPTAALPALIIGSAPFYGRLVEIALKEVDKGVIEAATSMGAKTRTIIFRVLLPESMPALVSGITVTAIALIGYTAMAGVIGAGGLGDYAYFFGFQRRDFDVVLVCTILIVVIVFIFQFIGDYLSTKLDKR; this is encoded by the coding sequence ATGCTGAATGACTTATTTCCAAATCTAGATGTTCAAGACTTGGTGGAAGCAACGTATGAAACCTTTTATATGACGTTGTTCGCATTGGCAGGGACCATAATTTTAGGCATTATTCTAGGTTTACTTTTATACCTGACAATGCAAGGCGGCATGTGGCAAAACAAAACACTTAACTTTATTGTAGCTACGGTTGTAAATGTGTTCAGAGCTATTCCGTTTATTATATTAATTTTATTGTTATTTCCATTCACTGACTTTTTAATTGGAACTATTCGGGGTCCCACTGCAGCTTTACCTGCATTGATTATAGGTTCAGCACCATTTTATGGACGACTGGTGGAAATTGCGCTAAAGGAAGTTGATAAAGGCGTGATTGAAGCAGCAACCTCAATGGGAGCAAAGACACGGACAATTATTTTTCGGGTTCTATTACCGGAATCTATGCCAGCATTGGTGTCTGGGATAACTGTTACTGCAATAGCGTTAATTGGTTACACCGCGATGGCGGGCGTTATTGGTGCTGGAGGATTAGGAGATTATGCATACTTCTTCGGTTTTCAACGCCGTGATTTTGATGTGGTACTTGTTTGTACCATTTTGATTGTAGTCATTGTATTTATTTTCCAATTTATCGGAGATTATCTGTCTACTAAATTAGATAAAAGATAA
- a CDS encoding arsenate reductase family protein — MALTFYWYPSCGTCKKAKKWLDENKLEYRTIHIVDTPPKKEEIKELIEKSNLPAKKFFNTSGKKYRELNMKEKIKDADTEEMVELLASDGMLIKRPIVTDGLNVTVGFKEETFNENWL, encoded by the coding sequence ATGGCACTTACATTTTATTGGTATCCAAGCTGTGGTACATGTAAAAAAGCGAAGAAGTGGTTAGATGAGAATAAACTTGAGTACCGTACCATACATATAGTGGATACACCACCGAAAAAAGAAGAGATAAAAGAACTAATTGAAAAAAGTAATTTGCCTGCAAAAAAATTTTTCAACACAAGCGGGAAAAAATACCGTGAGTTGAATATGAAAGAAAAAATAAAAGATGCAGACACTGAAGAAATGGTAGAACTCTTAGCTTCGGATGGGATGCTGATTAAGCGGCCAATCGTAACGGACGGACTAAACGTGACAGTTGGATTTAAGGAAGAAACGTTTAATGAAAATTGGCTATAA
- a CDS encoding toprim domain-containing protein, with the protein MAHEIVIIVEGLTDKRQIEKIITDDVAIVCTNGTLGVEKFDDLLETYDLDNKNVLIFVDEDYSGIKLRKQLRHELPHAEHIYVSSEYREVATTPEHVLATALLSKRIAVNPIFLI; encoded by the coding sequence ATGGCACATGAAATAGTTATTATAGTCGAAGGATTAACAGATAAAAGGCAAATTGAGAAGATAATTACCGATGATGTCGCTATTGTTTGTACGAATGGTACCCTTGGTGTTGAGAAGTTTGATGATCTCTTGGAAACCTATGATTTAGATAATAAAAATGTATTGATATTTGTTGATGAAGATTATTCAGGCATAAAATTACGTAAACAATTGAGACATGAGCTTCCGCATGCCGAGCATATCTATGTGAGCAGTGAATATCGTGAAGTAGCGACAACTCCTGAGCATGTACTTGCTACTGCTTTACTGAGTAAACGAATAGCGGTTAATCCAATATTTTTAATTTAG
- a CDS encoding metal ABC transporter solute-binding protein, Zn/Mn family → MSLLNKITCIILISIAIIGCSPTEQGTTEADSSNLTIYTTIYPIQYAVEQIGGEAITVETVYPPGVDAHTYEPTTRDMTKIADGDGFIYLGAGMEGFAETAADALASQSVKLIEIGEHEELFSDASHEGHDHEDQEEDSHHGHDHGDHDPHIWLDPQRMTEMAHIIKDELIALNPENESLFNENLQALEEDLMELDQNFTDVLETKNNTKILVSHAAFGYWEERYGIEQISIHGLSSENEPSQRELIEIVDHAEEHELDYIIFEQNTSTQVSEIIRDQIGAETLVIHNLATLRDEDISNNEDYISLMNYNLDILDEATK, encoded by the coding sequence TTGAGCTTATTAAATAAAATTACATGTATCATTTTGATTAGTATTGCTATAATTGGTTGCAGTCCAACAGAACAAGGAACTACAGAAGCCGATTCTTCTAATCTTACAATCTATACGACCATTTATCCCATTCAATATGCTGTTGAACAAATCGGTGGAGAGGCAATAACTGTAGAAACTGTTTATCCCCCTGGAGTGGATGCACATACATATGAGCCTACCACAAGGGATATGACAAAAATAGCTGATGGTGATGGATTCATTTATTTAGGTGCTGGAATGGAAGGTTTTGCTGAAACTGCTGCTGATGCACTAGCTTCACAGTCTGTTAAATTAATTGAAATTGGTGAGCATGAAGAACTTTTTAGTGACGCATCCCATGAAGGACATGATCACGAAGATCAGGAAGAAGATTCTCACCATGGTCATGATCATGGTGACCATGACCCGCATATTTGGTTAGATCCGCAACGCATGACAGAAATGGCACACATTATTAAAGATGAATTGATTGCGTTAAATCCAGAAAATGAATCATTATTTAATGAAAACTTACAAGCATTAGAAGAAGATTTAATGGAACTCGATCAGAACTTCACTGATGTCCTAGAAACGAAAAACAATACGAAAATACTAGTATCGCATGCAGCTTTTGGATATTGGGAAGAGAGATATGGCATTGAGCAAATTTCGATTCATGGGTTATCATCTGAGAATGAACCTTCACAGAGAGAGCTCATCGAAATAGTAGATCATGCTGAAGAACACGAATTGGACTATATTATTTTTGAACAGAATACGTCTACTCAAGTATCAGAAATTATTAGAGATCAAATTGGCGCAGAAACGTTAGTCATTCATAATCTTGCTACTTTACGAGATGAAGATATAAGCAATAATGAAGATTATATCTCTTTAATGAATTATAATTTAGATATTTTGGATGAAGCCACGAAATAG
- a CDS encoding 3-hydroxyacyl-CoA dehydrogenase/enoyl-CoA hydratase family protein codes for MKQSIKRAAVLGSGVMGAGIAAHLANVGIPTIMLDIVPRELTKEEQNKGFTLEDSVVRNRAASQSKKALLKQKPSPITTKKSLDLIEVGNMDDDMEKLADVDWIIEVVVENLDIKKKVFANVEKHRKEGTIVSSNTSGISVEDMVADCTEDFRKSFLGTHFFNPPRYLKLLEVIPTKDTDTEVLEFMKTFGEDVLGKGVVEAKDTPNFIANRIGTYGLLVTVREMQKGGYSVGEVDSVTGPMIGRPSSATFRTLDVVGLDTFIHVAKNVYDQVDGAEKEVFDVPDFMKKMHEKGWLGAKSGQGFYLKQKGKDGSTIYELNPETLEYEDRTKLNTAATEMAKQEKGTKHKLKALIRSKGDKAGDLVWSVLKPVLIYSADLIDEIADDVVSIDQALKWGFGWEVGPFETWDAIGLRKSVERMQEEGETVPEWVLKLLEDGNESFYKQENGNVYYYDHGEYKQQISNKKEINLKKLKDVNGVIKKNAGASLIDLGDGVACLEFHSQSNAIGLDIIQMVNYALEEVDRNYKGLVIGNQGKNFCVGANLAMMLMEAQDDNIFELDMVIRQFQNMGMNIKYANKPVVAAPFNMTLGGGAEVSLPAAAIQASPESYIGLVEFGVGLIPGGGGTKELYLKELRNLPEGIHFDLTKVANDVFEKVAMAKVSTSAAEARENGFLDNQDGISANPDHLLHDAKEKVLELARSGYHAPKREKIPVVGDAGYGAMLLGAKSLRFGGYASDHDVKIAEKLAYVLSGGRIKEGTVIDEQVMLDLEREAFLSLIQEPLTQARMQHMLVKGKPLRN; via the coding sequence ATGAAGCAATCAATCAAGCGCGCTGCGGTGCTAGGATCCGGGGTTATGGGGGCTGGTATTGCCGCCCACTTGGCTAATGTAGGTATTCCAACAATTATGCTTGATATTGTACCAAGAGAATTAACGAAGGAAGAGCAAAATAAAGGATTTACATTAGAGGATTCAGTCGTACGTAACCGAGCAGCTTCTCAAAGTAAAAAAGCACTTTTAAAACAAAAACCATCTCCAATTACGACGAAGAAGAGCCTTGATTTAATTGAGGTCGGTAATATGGATGATGACATGGAAAAACTAGCTGATGTTGATTGGATTATTGAAGTAGTTGTTGAAAATCTGGATATTAAGAAAAAGGTATTTGCAAATGTAGAAAAACATCGTAAAGAAGGTACCATTGTAAGCTCTAACACATCAGGGATTTCTGTAGAGGATATGGTTGCAGATTGTACGGAAGACTTTCGTAAATCATTTCTTGGGACTCACTTTTTTAATCCGCCTCGTTACTTAAAATTACTAGAGGTTATTCCAACGAAAGACACGGACACGGAAGTATTGGAATTCATGAAAACATTTGGTGAAGATGTGCTGGGCAAAGGCGTTGTTGAAGCAAAAGACACACCGAACTTTATTGCAAACCGTATCGGTACGTATGGTTTACTTGTAACCGTAAGAGAAATGCAAAAAGGAGGGTACAGCGTCGGTGAGGTGGATTCTGTAACAGGTCCAATGATCGGTCGCCCGAGTAGTGCGACGTTTCGTACATTGGATGTTGTCGGCTTAGATACATTCATCCATGTGGCCAAAAATGTGTATGACCAAGTGGATGGCGCGGAAAAGGAAGTCTTTGATGTACCAGACTTTATGAAGAAAATGCATGAAAAAGGCTGGTTAGGTGCGAAAAGTGGCCAAGGATTCTACCTAAAGCAAAAAGGAAAAGATGGCAGTACAATCTATGAATTAAATCCAGAAACACTAGAATACGAGGATCGTACAAAGTTAAATACAGCTGCAACAGAAATGGCGAAACAGGAAAAAGGAACCAAGCATAAATTGAAAGCGCTTATACGATCAAAAGGAGATAAAGCGGGAGACCTTGTATGGTCCGTATTGAAGCCCGTATTAATCTATTCCGCTGATTTGATTGATGAAATTGCTGATGACGTGGTTTCCATTGATCAAGCGCTGAAATGGGGATTCGGTTGGGAAGTTGGTCCATTTGAAACATGGGATGCCATTGGGTTGCGTAAATCAGTCGAACGCATGCAGGAAGAAGGAGAAACGGTTCCTGAATGGGTACTTAAGCTACTTGAAGATGGGAATGAATCTTTTTATAAACAGGAAAATGGAAATGTATATTACTACGACCATGGCGAGTATAAACAACAAATTAGTAATAAGAAAGAGATTAATCTCAAAAAGTTAAAAGATGTCAATGGAGTTATTAAAAAGAATGCTGGTGCCAGTTTAATCGATTTAGGTGACGGTGTTGCTTGTCTTGAATTCCATTCTCAAAGTAATGCAATCGGCCTTGATATCATTCAAATGGTTAATTACGCACTTGAGGAAGTAGATAGGAATTATAAAGGCCTTGTTATTGGGAATCAGGGGAAGAATTTCTGTGTCGGTGCAAATCTTGCCATGATGTTAATGGAAGCGCAGGACGATAATATCTTTGAATTGGATATGGTCATTCGTCAGTTTCAAAATATGGGAATGAACATTAAGTATGCCAATAAACCAGTTGTTGCCGCCCCTTTTAATATGACGTTAGGGGGTGGGGCTGAAGTTTCCCTTCCAGCAGCTGCCATTCAAGCATCACCAGAATCGTATATAGGATTGGTTGAATTTGGTGTTGGATTAATTCCTGGTGGTGGAGGGACGAAGGAGCTTTACTTGAAAGAACTTCGCAATTTGCCTGAAGGTATTCATTTTGATCTCACAAAAGTAGCGAATGATGTATTTGAGAAAGTAGCAATGGCTAAAGTATCAACGTCAGCTGCTGAAGCACGTGAAAATGGATTTTTAGATAATCAAGATGGTATAAGCGCTAATCCGGATCACCTTTTACATGATGCAAAAGAGAAGGTGTTGGAATTGGCAAGATCAGGATACCATGCGCCTAAGCGTGAAAAAATACCGGTCGTAGGGGATGCAGGTTATGGAGCAATGCTCCTAGGTGCAAAATCATTACGATTTGGTGGGTATGCTTCAGATCATGATGTGAAAATTGCTGAAAAATTGGCATATGTGTTATCAGGTGGAAGAATAAAAGAAGGAACAGTTATCGATGAACAGGTAATGCTCGATCTAGAACGCGAAGCATTCTTGAGCTTGATTCAGGAACCGTTAACGCAAGCTAGAATGCAGCACATGCTTGTAAAAGGAAAACCTTTACGAAACTAA
- the gcvH gene encoding glycine cleavage system protein GcvH: MSVPGDLLYSEEHEWIKKEAEQVRIGITDFAQDELGDIVFVELPEVGEEIELDEPFGSVESVKTVSELYAPLSGKVIEVNEDLEDNPEFVNDSPYDKAWMIVVEPSDSSHLDRLLSAEQYDAVTDQEED, translated from the coding sequence ATGAGCGTACCAGGGGATTTATTATATTCAGAAGAACATGAGTGGATTAAGAAAGAAGCCGAACAAGTACGTATCGGTATTACAGATTTTGCACAGGATGAACTCGGAGACATTGTATTCGTTGAACTTCCTGAGGTTGGAGAAGAGATTGAATTAGATGAGCCTTTTGGAAGTGTTGAATCCGTTAAAACAGTCTCTGAGTTATATGCTCCACTAAGCGGAAAAGTTATTGAAGTGAACGAGGATTTAGAAGATAATCCTGAATTTGTAAATGACTCACCATATGATAAGGCATGGATGATCGTGGTCGAGCCATCTGATTCGTCGCATCTTGATCGTCTATTATCAGCAGAGCAATATGATGCAGTTACGGACCAAGAAGAAGACTAA
- a CDS encoding methionine ABC transporter ATP-binding protein — protein sequence MISIKGLSKYFTSNKQRITAVDDLTLNIKEGEIFGVIGYSGAGKSTFVRLLNRLEDPSDGQVVIDNQEITKLNAKKLRLARQEIGMIFQHFNLLWSRTVRDNIAFPLEIAGVAKAERQERVQELINLVGLSGREDAYPSQLSGGQKQRVGIARSLANNPKVLLCDEATSALDPETTNSILDLLVDINEKLGLTIILITHEMHVIRKICNQVAVMEQGKIVEQGEVLDVFRRPKETVTRKFVEQVMGADDEDESVSHLIDTYDQGIIIRLHFIGETANQALISQVAKKFDIAINILQGKITQTQAAAYGTLFVQVEGDSEEINRAVSFIHDETSVEVEVVRHAE from the coding sequence GTGATTTCGATTAAGGGTTTAAGTAAATATTTCACATCAAATAAACAAAGAATAACAGCTGTTGATGATCTGACCCTTAATATAAAAGAAGGTGAGATATTCGGCGTTATCGGCTATAGTGGTGCAGGTAAAAGTACATTTGTACGTTTACTTAATCGGTTGGAGGATCCATCAGATGGTCAAGTTGTGATTGACAACCAGGAAATAACAAAATTAAATGCAAAAAAACTTCGGCTAGCACGACAGGAAATTGGGATGATTTTTCAGCATTTTAATTTACTTTGGTCACGTACTGTGCGAGATAACATTGCTTTTCCACTTGAAATAGCAGGAGTAGCAAAAGCTGAACGGCAAGAACGTGTACAGGAGTTAATTAATTTAGTCGGTCTCTCCGGACGAGAGGATGCCTACCCTTCTCAACTTAGTGGAGGACAGAAGCAGCGTGTGGGTATTGCTCGCTCGTTAGCAAATAACCCGAAAGTATTATTATGCGATGAAGCAACTTCAGCATTAGATCCAGAAACGACGAATTCTATCCTTGATTTACTGGTGGATATTAATGAGAAGCTGGGATTAACGATTATTCTTATTACCCACGAAATGCATGTTATACGCAAAATATGTAACCAGGTTGCAGTAATGGAACAAGGGAAAATCGTAGAACAAGGTGAAGTACTGGATGTATTCCGGCGTCCAAAGGAAACGGTGACAAGAAAATTTGTGGAGCAGGTTATGGGTGCAGATGATGAAGACGAAAGTGTAAGTCATTTGATTGATACGTATGACCAAGGAATAATCATTCGACTTCATTTTATTGGTGAAACAGCAAATCAAGCATTAATAAGTCAAGTAGCCAAGAAGTTTGATATAGCTATTAACATCCTCCAGGGGAAAATTACCCAGACCCAGGCGGCCGCATACGGTACATTGTTTGTTCAAGTTGAAGGAGATTCAGAGGAAATAAATAGGGCAGTAAGCTTTATTCATGATGAGACCTCGGTAGAAGTGGAGGTTGTTCGTCATGCTGAATGA
- a CDS encoding acetyl-CoA C-acetyltransferase, with product MKEAVIVAGARTPVGKANKGALADSRPDDLAAITIKETLKRAGNYDGNIDDVIIGNAMPEAEQGMNMARNIAGLAGLKNDVPGITINRYCSSGLQSIAFAAERIMIGASDSIIAGGAESMSLVPMGGHVIKPNPKLVQDAPGYYMEMGHTAEEVANRFGISRADQDAFAVQSHERAEKAINEGKFKDEIVPVGVTNRIVGDKNKIEEKSFQFDMDEGVRPGTTTEVLGKLRPAFNIKGSVTAGNASQMSDGAASVLVMDRERAEAEGLTPLVKFRSFAVAGVEPEIMGVGPVEAVPKALKIAGLNLSDIGLFELNEAFASQAVRVIQALDLDINKVNVNGGAIALGHPLGMTGTKLTLSLIHEMKRRNVQYGVVTMCIGGGMGAAGVFELL from the coding sequence GTGAAGGAAGCAGTAATTGTTGCAGGTGCAAGAACCCCTGTAGGAAAAGCAAATAAAGGTGCACTAGCTGATAGTCGACCAGATGATTTAGCAGCGATAACAATAAAGGAAACGTTAAAACGTGCAGGGAATTATGATGGCAATATTGATGATGTGATTATTGGAAATGCGATGCCAGAAGCAGAACAAGGCATGAATATGGCACGTAATATCGCTGGGCTTGCAGGACTGAAGAATGATGTGCCAGGAATTACGATTAATCGTTACTGTTCATCAGGCTTACAAAGTATCGCCTTTGCAGCAGAACGGATCATGATTGGTGCGAGCGATTCTATCATTGCTGGTGGAGCTGAGTCTATGAGTCTCGTTCCAATGGGTGGTCATGTAATTAAGCCGAATCCAAAATTGGTTCAGGACGCACCTGGCTATTATATGGAAATGGGTCATACAGCAGAGGAAGTAGCAAATCGGTTTGGTATTTCACGAGCTGATCAGGATGCATTTGCTGTTCAAAGCCATGAGCGAGCAGAAAAAGCTATTAATGAAGGGAAATTCAAAGACGAGATTGTTCCTGTCGGCGTGACAAACCGAATAGTAGGAGATAAAAATAAGATTGAAGAGAAGTCCTTTCAATTTGATATGGACGAAGGCGTACGTCCCGGGACGACGACGGAGGTACTTGGTAAGCTTCGTCCAGCATTTAATATAAAAGGGTCTGTTACTGCAGGTAATGCATCGCAAATGAGTGATGGTGCAGCATCCGTACTAGTCATGGATCGAGAAAGAGCAGAAGCAGAAGGGCTAACACCATTAGTGAAATTTCGCTCATTTGCAGTAGCAGGTGTAGAGCCGGAAATAATGGGGGTAGGACCTGTAGAAGCCGTACCAAAAGCATTGAAAATAGCAGGTTTAAACCTATCAGATATTGGTCTATTTGAATTGAATGAAGCATTTGCATCTCAAGCCGTCCGTGTTATTCAAGCACTGGATCTTGATATAAATAAAGTTAATGTTAACGGCGGTGCCATTGCGCTTGGCCATCCACTTGGGATGACAGGGACAAAACTGACATTAAGCCTTATTCATGAAATGAAACGCCGCAACGTGCAATATGGTGTTGTAACCATGTGTATTGGTGGCGGCATGGGGGCTGCTGGTGTTTTTGAACTATTGTAA
- a CDS encoding thioredoxin family protein: MQEITNEVLEQDSYILYIYTPFCGTCHVARTMLTKIESVHKETIFYQMNASLYAEFMQEHKIESVPCLLIKEGNEVKEKIYAFRSIANIYSYLTEYKPDLFVKS; this comes from the coding sequence TTGCAAGAGATAACAAACGAAGTACTGGAACAAGATAGCTATATATTATATATTTATACTCCTTTTTGTGGTACATGTCATGTAGCGCGAACGATGTTAACAAAAATTGAGTCGGTGCACAAAGAAACTATTTTTTACCAAATGAACGCTTCACTGTATGCTGAATTTATGCAGGAACACAAAATAGAGAGTGTCCCCTGCTTGTTAATTAAGGAAGGTAATGAAGTAAAAGAAAAAATTTATGCTTTTCGGTCTATCGCAAATATTTACAGCTATCTGACAGAGTATAAACCAGACCTGTTCGTAAAAAGTTAA
- a CDS encoding MetQ/NlpA family ABC transporter substrate-binding protein gives MKRNVAFLMLLVVLVLAACGDGNTDGDTDENTGDNGSEPVEITVGASSTPHAEILEEAKPLLEEEGISLSVEQYQDYVLPNDDLETGDLDANYFQHIPYLEGQIEEIGYDFDYIDGIHIEPMGVYSQNITDIDEIENGTEVILSRSVADHGRVLALFEQNGLITLDEDVEKVDAEVSDIVENPHDLTFSADVDAALLPELYFSEEDALVTINTNYAIDADLNPLEDALFIEDDESPYVNVIAVQSEDIDNEVLNELVNVLQSEEIQTYITETYNGAVVPVGGNN, from the coding sequence ATGAAAAGGAACGTGGCATTTTTAATGCTACTAGTAGTATTAGTACTAGCAGCTTGTGGGGATGGAAATACAGATGGAGATACAGATGAAAATACGGGTGATAATGGCTCTGAACCAGTGGAAATCACAGTTGGTGCTTCAAGTACACCACACGCGGAGATTTTGGAAGAAGCCAAACCGCTTTTAGAGGAAGAGGGAATATCACTTTCAGTTGAACAGTACCAGGATTATGTATTACCAAATGATGATTTGGAAACGGGAGATCTAGATGCTAATTATTTCCAGCATATCCCATATTTAGAGGGTCAAATAGAGGAAATCGGTTATGATTTTGATTATATTGATGGCATTCATATCGAGCCGATGGGGGTTTATTCTCAAAACATAACTGATATTGACGAGATAGAGAATGGAACAGAAGTAATTCTAAGTCGTTCTGTAGCTGATCACGGGCGAGTCCTAGCATTATTTGAACAGAATGGTCTGATTACTTTAGACGAAGACGTAGAAAAGGTAGATGCAGAAGTAAGTGATATTGTTGAAAATCCACATGACTTAACGTTTTCAGCAGATGTTGACGCAGCACTTTTACCTGAGTTGTATTTTTCTGAAGAGGATGCCTTAGTTACAATCAATACGAATTATGCAATTGATGCAGATTTAAATCCTTTGGAGGATGCACTCTTTATAGAAGATGATGAATCTCCATATGTGAATGTGATTGCCGTTCAATCAGAAGATATAGACAATGAAGTGTTGAATGAACTAGTCAACGTATTGCAGTCAGAAGAAATTCAAACCTATATTACGGAAACATATAACGGAGCTGTCGTTCCTGTTGGAGGTAATAACTAA